The proteins below are encoded in one region of Levilactobacillus namurensis:
- a CDS encoding prolyl-tRNA synthetase associated domain-containing protein, producing the protein MDPAAQVTQTLDQMGITYQLVRHPVATTTAEADHYIEGIAGVRTKTMFLTNQKKTADYLVIMGDQQRLDFHRFQELTGAKRPKMASDARLAAKLGLQPGIVSIFGLLNNADHDVQVYFDQAIMDQDRMSFHPNSNTSTIFVATEDLLQFLKALKYDYQVIDLTE; encoded by the coding sequence ATGGACCCAGCAGCACAAGTGACCCAGACTTTGGACCAGATGGGGATTACCTACCAGCTGGTTCGGCACCCGGTGGCGACCACCACGGCGGAAGCCGACCACTACATCGAAGGCATTGCGGGGGTGCGGACCAAGACCATGTTTTTGACCAACCAGAAAAAGACAGCTGATTATCTGGTGATCATGGGCGACCAGCAACGGTTAGACTTTCACCGGTTCCAGGAGCTGACGGGGGCTAAACGGCCGAAGATGGCGTCAGATGCCCGGTTGGCCGCCAAGTTAGGACTCCAGCCGGGCATCGTGTCCATCTTTGGTTTGTTGAATAATGCCGACCATGACGTCCAGGTCTACTTTGACCAGGCCATCATGGACCAGGATCGGATGAGCTTTCATCCCAATAGCAACACCAGCACCATCTTTGTGGCCACAGAGGATCTGTTGCAGTTCCTGAAGGCGTTGAAGTATGACTACCAGGTGATTGATTTAACGGAATAA
- a CDS encoding type II toxin-antitoxin system RelB/DinJ family antitoxin, whose amino-acid sequence MLDTKKKVSISVKTSLADKERAAKLFDDLGLNLSTAINIFIKKSLLEGGLPFEVKDSFYSEANQAELNRRFKAISKNQNVRAHKLID is encoded by the coding sequence ATGTTAGATACTAAGAAGAAAGTTTCCATTTCGGTTAAAACCAGTTTGGCTGATAAGGAAAGGGCTGCTAAATTATTTGATGATTTGGGACTTAATCTTTCCACGGCAATTAACATCTTTATTAAGAAGAGCCTTCTTGAAGGAGGTCTCCCATTTGAGGTGAAAGATTCATTCTATAGTGAAGCCAATCAGGCGGAATTAAATCGGCGCTTTAAAGCAATCTCAAAAAATCAAAATGTGCGTGCTCACAAGCTGATTGATTAG
- a CDS encoding nitroreductase — protein MTIEQALHQRHSVRKFTDQPVSLATVREILAAAQLAPSWVNSQPYQIHLAMGASLERVRQQQAAQEAAGKAGTPDLPVMSRQDWSAQAQRNMADWSAGLGDAGQAMGATAAQLYHAPVVLYLTLPKGYSNWSLYDLGSLGNSIVLAATDRGLASMTAYQFIKYPQMLRRELAIPADEDIIVGIGLGYRDDQALVNTIRATRMSLDEILTVHD, from the coding sequence TTGACGATTGAACAAGCCCTACACCAGCGACACTCGGTGCGGAAATTTACGGACCAACCCGTCTCCTTAGCGACGGTGCGGGAGATTCTTGCGGCGGCACAGTTGGCGCCTTCTTGGGTGAACTCGCAACCCTACCAGATCCATCTGGCCATGGGCGCGTCGCTCGAACGCGTGCGCCAACAGCAGGCGGCCCAAGAAGCCGCGGGTAAGGCGGGCACCCCGGACTTGCCCGTGATGTCGCGTCAGGATTGGTCCGCACAAGCGCAACGGAACATGGCGGACTGGTCAGCCGGTCTCGGGGATGCGGGCCAGGCTATGGGGGCCACGGCGGCGCAGCTGTACCACGCGCCGGTCGTGCTCTACCTGACACTTCCCAAGGGGTACTCGAACTGGTCGCTATACGACTTAGGATCCCTAGGCAACAGTATCGTATTGGCTGCCACGGATCGGGGGTTAGCATCGATGACCGCCTATCAATTTATTAAATATCCCCAGATGCTCCGCCGGGAATTGGCGATTCCGGCCGATGAAGACATCATCGTGGGTATTGGATTAGGCTATCGCGATGATCAAGCGTTGGTCAACACCATTCGTGCGACCCGGATGTCTCTGGATGAAATTTTAACGGTTCATGATTAA
- the pglX gene encoding BREX-1 system adenine-specific DNA-methyltransferase PglX, which translates to MDKTAIKKFAVAARRDLIEQIKLKARAVGITTEGPQEKAATSTHEIEYYQLGNMDEQHAITGKDIVKRQELATELQQRAQKTTMAAAFNDLVEEVAYTWFNRIIAIRFMEVNGYLPSRTRVLSSTLDRNEPDIMVVAMARPDDLNDSLGGFSDAEKRLIDRARETEQPTDMDALYRMLFIKQANALNQNLPYLFEPTDDYAELLFTPSYNDGVIRHLIEDVDEADFDVTQGGQVEIIGWLYQYYNTEPKEKAIGSPKSHKFRDTEIASATQIFTPDWIVKYMVENSLGKLWIKSLKQKGTDLSEGEIASSFGWQYYMVDAQQDSAVLSKLARFDEPLASLDVKDIRLIDPSMGSGHILVYAFDVLETIYESEGYSKREAAQMILENNLCGLDIDTRAFQLSYFAVMMKARQYNRHALTRLQPKHIFDVPGLGEYTPADFDVFLNQLSPESRKLAQQFLRVFDHGNELGSLIRIPINENSEQLVTEVESLDSGQLSFELIPLVEIFKNILDVVQVLHTQYQIVITNPPYMGSSRMNAVLSKFAKKNFPNSKSDLFSMFIERWNKALLPGGYNAMVTMQSWMFLSSFEKMRRDTLKNYTISNLMHMENNVMGIAFGTAVTIFRNIQLASFSGTYHQIKTADVAKGTPTHVPISGNRFNRTNQANFTKIPGMPIAYWASKNLLRDFEVGTRMDELVTPKQGLATANNNRFLRQWFEVQHSRINFQASSLKDAEQSGKKWFPYNKGGSYRKWYGNYDYVVNWEDNGYEIRHFTDSKGKVRSRPQNTDYYFHEAITWSDITSGSISMRYRRYGSIHDVSGMSAFSTSKDQLMYCLGLLNSTVGNYIFKILNPTIHFQIGNLKAFPVIATDKIDLDVITQLIMLSSVDWGEFETSWDFGRHPLLTHIADEQQNKVAGKLQNAFQLWQAEAQNRFDQLKANEEALNRIFIDLYGLNDELSPEVADKDVSVRLADETRDIKSFLSYFVGVVFGRYSLDVPGLAFAGGQWDDGKYQSFIPNQDNLLVLTDADYFGDSRDVIYRLREFLTATFGAATVDENLAYIATALGKKGTSPEDVIRKYFVDDFFKDHNKLYQKRPIYWEFSTGRNNGFKALMYLHRYEASELAMVRTDYLHALQGKYETRLEQLTELAANEPVISQKKRYEKARKHLDKQLQEVQKYDAPLQHLASQRIELDLDDGVLVNHQKLQGDEKILTKIK; encoded by the coding sequence ATGGATAAAACGGCAATCAAGAAGTTTGCGGTGGCAGCTCGTCGTGACTTGATCGAACAAATTAAGTTAAAGGCTCGCGCCGTGGGAATTACGACAGAAGGCCCCCAAGAAAAGGCAGCCACATCGACTCACGAAATTGAATATTACCAGTTAGGGAATATGGATGAGCAGCATGCCATTACAGGTAAGGACATCGTTAAGCGCCAGGAACTGGCTACGGAGCTTCAGCAACGTGCCCAGAAAACTACGATGGCAGCGGCATTTAACGACTTGGTCGAGGAAGTGGCGTATACCTGGTTTAATCGAATCATTGCGATTCGCTTCATGGAAGTTAATGGGTACCTGCCGAGTCGCACCCGGGTCTTGTCAAGCACGCTGGACCGTAACGAACCAGATATCATGGTCGTAGCTATGGCCCGTCCGGACGATTTAAACGATTCGTTGGGGGGCTTCAGTGACGCTGAGAAGCGGCTAATTGACCGCGCTCGGGAAACGGAACAGCCCACGGACATGGATGCGTTGTACCGCATGCTCTTTATCAAGCAGGCCAACGCCTTGAACCAGAATTTACCGTATTTGTTCGAACCAACGGACGATTACGCCGAATTATTGTTCACGCCCAGCTATAACGACGGTGTCATCCGTCATCTGATCGAAGACGTCGATGAAGCCGACTTCGACGTAACTCAAGGCGGTCAGGTCGAGATTATTGGGTGGTTGTATCAGTATTACAATACGGAACCTAAAGAAAAAGCTATCGGTAGTCCCAAGTCACATAAATTTAGAGATACCGAAATTGCATCGGCAACACAGATTTTTACCCCTGACTGGATTGTTAAGTATATGGTTGAGAACTCCCTCGGTAAGCTATGGATAAAAAGCTTAAAACAAAAAGGAACTGACCTTTCCGAAGGAGAAATCGCTAGTTCGTTTGGTTGGCAATACTACATGGTAGATGCTCAGCAAGATAGTGCAGTGTTATCAAAACTAGCTCGGTTCGATGAGCCCTTGGCTTCATTAGATGTGAAAGACATCCGGTTGATTGACCCATCTATGGGGTCTGGGCATATTTTGGTATACGCTTTTGATGTGTTGGAAACTATCTACGAGTCTGAGGGTTATTCCAAACGTGAAGCTGCTCAGATGATTTTAGAAAATAATTTATGCGGGCTAGATATAGATACACGGGCTTTTCAGCTATCGTACTTTGCAGTAATGATGAAGGCTCGTCAATATAATCGGCATGCGCTAACGCGATTACAACCAAAACACATTTTTGATGTTCCTGGATTAGGCGAATATACGCCTGCTGATTTTGATGTTTTTTTGAATCAACTATCACCCGAATCTCGTAAATTAGCTCAACAATTTCTACGAGTATTTGATCATGGAAATGAGTTAGGATCATTAATTCGTATTCCAATAAATGAAAATAGCGAGCAACTGGTTACAGAAGTTGAATCACTGGACTCTGGTCAACTATCCTTTGAATTAATCCCATTAGTCGAAATCTTCAAAAATATTTTAGATGTTGTTCAGGTCCTTCATACCCAGTACCAAATTGTTATTACGAACCCACCATACATGGGATCTTCACGCATGAATGCGGTATTGTCGAAATTTGCTAAGAAAAACTTTCCAAATTCTAAATCGGATTTATTTTCAATGTTTATCGAGCGATGGAACAAAGCATTGCTTCCGGGTGGCTACAATGCAATGGTCACCATGCAATCTTGGATGTTTCTATCTAGTTTTGAGAAAATGCGTCGAGATACCCTCAAGAACTATACAATTTCTAATTTAATGCATATGGAAAATAACGTTATGGGAATTGCATTCGGAACGGCAGTAACCATTTTTCGTAATATTCAACTTGCTAGTTTTTCAGGAACATATCACCAGATTAAAACAGCAGATGTTGCCAAGGGCACTCCGACACATGTTCCCATCTCAGGAAATAGATTTAATCGAACTAACCAAGCGAACTTTACCAAGATTCCGGGGATGCCGATTGCTTACTGGGCTAGTAAAAATTTATTACGTGACTTTGAAGTGGGGACTCGGATGGATGAGTTGGTAACTCCTAAACAAGGGTTAGCAACAGCAAATAATAATCGCTTTTTACGGCAATGGTTTGAAGTGCAGCATTCTCGTATTAACTTCCAGGCTTCTTCCCTAAAGGATGCCGAACAGTCAGGTAAAAAATGGTTCCCATATAATAAAGGTGGTTCCTATCGCAAGTGGTATGGCAATTATGACTATGTCGTGAACTGGGAAGACAACGGCTACGAAATTCGTCACTTTACTGATTCAAAAGGGAAGGTTCGTTCGCGACCACAGAATACAGATTATTACTTTCATGAAGCGATAACTTGGTCTGATATCACCAGTGGATCTATTAGCATGCGTTATAGAAGATACGGTAGCATTCATGATGTTTCTGGAATGTCAGCATTCTCAACCTCTAAAGACCAGTTAATGTATTGCCTAGGCTTATTAAATTCCACTGTTGGAAATTATATTTTTAAAATACTAAATCCGACGATTCATTTTCAAATCGGTAATTTAAAGGCATTCCCAGTAATAGCCACTGACAAGATTGATTTGGACGTAATTACGCAATTAATTATGCTTTCTAGTGTCGACTGGGGTGAGTTTGAGACTTCTTGGGACTTCGGGCGACATCCCCTACTCACTCACATCGCTGATGAACAGCAAAATAAAGTTGCAGGTAAACTTCAGAACGCCTTTCAGTTGTGGCAAGCAGAAGCCCAGAATCGGTTTGACCAACTGAAGGCTAATGAAGAAGCCTTGAACCGTATTTTTATTGATCTTTATGGTTTGAATGATGAGCTCTCACCTGAGGTAGCTGATAAGGACGTTTCAGTTCGTTTAGCGGATGAAACACGGGATATCAAATCATTCTTGTCTTACTTTGTAGGCGTGGTCTTTGGTCGTTACTCGCTGGATGTTCCAGGCCTAGCCTTCGCGGGTGGTCAGTGGGATGATGGAAAATACCAATCGTTCATTCCTAACCAAGATAATTTATTAGTGCTGACAGATGCCGATTACTTCGGTGACTCTCGCGACGTGATTTATCGCTTGCGGGAGTTCCTGACAGCGACGTTCGGTGCGGCCACGGTTGACGAGAATTTGGCCTATATTGCGACTGCTTTGGGTAAGAAGGGGACTTCGCCGGAGGATGTTATTCGGAAGTACTTCGTAGATGACTTCTTCAAAGATCATAATAAGCTTTACCAGAAGCGACCAATTTACTGGGAATTTTCGACCGGTCGAAATAATGGGTTCAAAGCCTTAATGTACTTGCATCGGTACGAAGCCAGCGAATTAGCAATGGTGCGGACGGATTATCTCCATGCCTTGCAGGGAAAGTATGAGACGCGGCTAGAGCAATTGACAGAATTGGCGGCTAACGAACCGGTTATTAGTCAAAAGAAACGGTATGAAAAAGCGCGTAAGCACTTGGACAAACAGTTACAGGAAGTTCAAAAGTACGACGCGCCACTACAACATTTGGCCAGCCAACGGATTGAGTTGGATTTGGATGATGGGGTTCTGGTAAACCATCAGAAACTCCAGGGTGACGAAAAGATTTTAACTAAAATCAAGTAA
- a CDS encoding DUF1788 domain-containing protein: protein MTDTVTKLKHLRQRLQDPDFQQSRGLSNEVPYYILAFNPADQPLVTEEISQIRRQVTRETAGVDIVEFNLYQIMWHLLADMGIADDVVTMEETDGLDYLTEQLNNALEMTSLNNPFVTYMQERIPNDQTIVFVTGIGEIFPLIRAHKVLNTMHQVITNVPVIFFYPGVYDSLSLTMFGESKEDNYYRAFQLN, encoded by the coding sequence ATGACTGATACAGTTACTAAATTGAAACATCTACGCCAAAGACTTCAGGATCCTGACTTTCAGCAGAGTCGGGGACTATCCAACGAAGTTCCTTACTACATCTTAGCGTTTAATCCGGCAGACCAGCCACTGGTGACGGAAGAAATTAGTCAGATACGGCGGCAAGTGACCCGCGAGACGGCCGGGGTGGACATTGTGGAATTTAACCTTTACCAGATCATGTGGCACTTACTAGCAGACATGGGGATTGCGGATGACGTTGTGACTATGGAAGAGACGGATGGGCTAGATTATTTAACAGAGCAGTTGAACAATGCACTGGAAATGACCAGTCTCAATAATCCGTTCGTGACCTACATGCAAGAACGGATTCCGAATGATCAAACCATTGTTTTTGTTACGGGAATTGGTGAGATTTTTCCGTTAATCCGAGCGCATAAGGTGCTAAACACCATGCATCAAGTCATCACGAACGTACCCGTGATTTTCTTTTATCCGGGTGTGTATGACAGTCTAAGTCTCACCATGTTTGGTGAATCGAAAGAGGATAATTACTACCGGGCGTTTCAGCTAAATTAA
- a CDS encoding DUF1819 family protein — translation MPQYSATLIGYSFWFREFSQYLALLDQGVSPTEIREMGVEDNYFQEPTTSRAVKMLQSIQRRVETLDADYRDLFPQLDLANQKLLNLLTVMFSDPLFNDFMYDVYRSELLLGDAKLHAYEVEAFFNQKQLENPQIAHWTLQTVHRLASAFQSFLREAGLLENHGDYDAVQRALLDTRLMMLLRAKHANRELASLLGR, via the coding sequence ATGCCACAGTATAGTGCTACGCTTATTGGTTACTCGTTTTGGTTTCGTGAATTTAGTCAGTATTTGGCGTTGCTCGATCAAGGGGTAAGCCCGACTGAGATTCGTGAGATGGGGGTTGAGGATAATTACTTCCAGGAGCCGACCACATCGCGAGCTGTGAAGATGTTACAGTCAATTCAGCGGCGGGTAGAAACGCTAGATGCTGATTATCGGGATCTTTTTCCGCAATTGGATCTGGCGAACCAAAAGCTGTTGAATTTGCTAACGGTCATGTTTTCAGACCCGTTGTTTAACGACTTTATGTATGACGTGTACCGAAGTGAACTGTTATTAGGGGACGCTAAGCTACATGCGTACGAGGTCGAAGCCTTCTTTAACCAAAAGCAATTGGAGAATCCTCAAATTGCTCACTGGACTTTACAAACCGTGCACCGTTTAGCGTCGGCCTTTCAGAGTTTCTTGCGGGAAGCGGGATTGCTGGAAAATCACGGGGATTACGATGCAGTCCAGCGGGCGTTACTGGATACGCGACTAATGATGTTACTACGTGCTAAACATGCTAATCGCGAACTGGCCTCACTATTAGGGAGATAA
- the brxC gene encoding BREX system P-loop protein BrxC, which translates to MKIKDIFAKSIDRDIKGVITIGDEQDANVKQELEEYVVTKELRTHFKDFFAAYANGINHETTKMGVWISGFFGSGKSHFLKILAYILENREVAGKRALDYFVDDQKISDAETLANMRLATTVPNEVMLFNIDSKAKNGNKSQKDAILNVFLQVFNEQLGLFGADFWIADMERDLIAQGKYAEFQAKFQELDRQHRDWKTARNAYAFLKGTIRNTLVAIDFMTPEDADGFIDQLRTEYPVSVESFAKLVNDYIESKGPNYHMAFLVDEVGQYIGGSQQRMLNLQSIVEDLGTYTRGKAWVIVTSQQAIDQVTDHLNGQDFSKIQGRFNTRIAMSSANVDEVIQKRLLAKTTASHHLLEETFNEHQHAINNLISFDGKEERKRYDDAQSFADLYPFVPYQIFLLQDTLTAIRENGSDGKHLANGERSMLAVFQESAQRMEDHDTRALIPFSLFFQGLSHFLDHTHMIVIQRAQSNELINPNNEEHPFAVQVLETLFMVKYVQDFDATLNNLVTLMIDSIDTDRIDLEKRVKDALRLLQEQNIVEKTTSGYEFLTDAEQDISKQIRKQTVDGSEVSQAIGNFLFSPTMISRRYTYPKLKQQYNFTFNQWVDDRPIGQINPGMGLKLVTPESEANRTDVVLRQLSSVPEQPQIVIDLPNDAQYVNDQQQILKIERFILNPKEQAKDARSQQIIDVKKMELNTLKERLAKELAEALQAADVYVQGEKFPASKKDFFTQLAQAQEQLVSEVYRNLSYIDVVKQENDVVALFKPDAELVTTDENQQALQAVLGRVNYACSEGHTKVAYKTVLDRFKGIPYGYRELDMAWLVAKLFADSKLKVYVNGEQLNLRDHYSANEFANFFLKRKLISAVQLEPRQAISPLKKRALKNVAQEVFNKRVFSDDEDDTLVNELQDRLQDEHRTLDLYLKQPTYYPGRNFLETGQRLIQALLAQNDPERFYDLIAQKEDDLLDWHEDMLEFGITEFYQNDTQQEIWRAAQNKMTIYENSVDFLVGTELKRVSGQIQKIMTSNRPEGKVQELKSLNETFNAAYTQEFDTRLTEVQVFVQTEEKTAKRYSQEQGVADQYDENISREFATILNKAEQASSLNDLVINKQLAISRRQQVIRDIDQTVDRLRREQQAQQRTKTVPVDQPTNDSTTNTVTPPATPAKSAPVAPKEVPVQALGIEQTWQLKDSGDVDAYVERLRQELLTKLKENGGKINFTL; encoded by the coding sequence ATGAAAATCAAAGACATTTTCGCCAAGTCTATCGACCGAGATATCAAGGGTGTTATTACGATTGGCGATGAACAGGATGCCAACGTTAAACAAGAGCTAGAAGAATACGTCGTGACCAAGGAGTTGCGGACTCACTTCAAAGATTTCTTTGCAGCTTACGCGAATGGTATTAATCACGAGACCACTAAGATGGGGGTGTGGATTTCCGGCTTCTTTGGGTCTGGGAAATCGCATTTCTTAAAGATTTTAGCCTACATATTAGAGAACCGTGAAGTTGCGGGGAAACGGGCGCTAGATTACTTTGTTGATGACCAGAAGATTAGCGACGCGGAGACGTTGGCCAATATGCGATTGGCGACAACGGTGCCGAACGAGGTCATGCTATTTAACATTGATTCCAAGGCTAAAAACGGCAACAAGTCACAGAAAGACGCCATTTTGAACGTCTTTTTGCAGGTTTTCAACGAGCAGTTGGGCCTGTTTGGGGCGGACTTCTGGATTGCCGATATGGAACGGGACCTAATTGCTCAGGGAAAGTATGCCGAGTTTCAAGCGAAGTTTCAGGAATTGGACCGACAACACCGCGACTGGAAAACAGCGCGCAATGCCTATGCCTTTTTGAAGGGGACGATTCGGAATACGCTGGTGGCCATCGACTTCATGACGCCGGAGGACGCTGACGGGTTCATTGATCAGCTGCGGACGGAATACCCCGTTAGTGTCGAAAGCTTTGCTAAGTTGGTCAATGACTACATCGAATCTAAGGGCCCCAACTACCATATGGCCTTTCTGGTGGATGAAGTGGGCCAGTACATTGGGGGTAGCCAGCAACGCATGCTGAACCTACAAAGTATTGTCGAAGACTTAGGGACCTACACTCGAGGTAAGGCTTGGGTGATTGTCACCAGCCAACAAGCCATTGATCAGGTGACGGACCACTTAAATGGTCAGGATTTCTCGAAGATTCAGGGCCGCTTCAATACCCGAATTGCGATGTCGTCAGCTAACGTTGACGAGGTGATTCAGAAGCGGTTATTGGCGAAAACGACGGCGAGTCATCATTTACTGGAAGAAACCTTTAATGAACACCAACACGCGATTAATAACCTAATTAGCTTTGATGGGAAAGAGGAACGGAAACGTTACGATGATGCGCAGTCTTTTGCAGACCTTTACCCGTTCGTGCCGTACCAGATTTTCTTATTACAGGATACGTTGACGGCCATCCGGGAAAACGGCTCGGATGGGAAACATTTAGCGAACGGAGAACGGTCGATGCTTGCGGTCTTCCAGGAGTCCGCACAACGGATGGAGGACCACGATACCCGTGCGCTTATCCCCTTCAGCCTATTTTTCCAAGGCCTAAGTCACTTCTTAGATCACACGCATATGATTGTGATTCAGCGGGCACAAAGTAACGAGTTGATTAATCCGAATAATGAAGAGCACCCGTTTGCGGTCCAGGTCTTAGAGACGCTGTTTATGGTCAAATACGTCCAGGACTTTGACGCTACGTTGAACAACCTGGTGACGTTGATGATTGATTCCATCGATACGGACCGCATTGACCTAGAGAAACGGGTGAAGGATGCCTTACGACTGCTGCAAGAACAAAATATCGTGGAAAAAACTACCAGTGGCTATGAGTTCTTGACGGATGCAGAACAGGACATCAGTAAGCAGATTCGTAAACAAACTGTGGACGGTAGTGAGGTTTCGCAGGCCATTGGGAACTTCCTGTTTAGCCCAACCATGATTTCGCGTCGGTACACCTACCCGAAGTTAAAGCAGCAATACAACTTTACGTTTAATCAGTGGGTCGATGACCGGCCGATTGGCCAAATCAATCCGGGGATGGGCTTAAAGCTGGTGACGCCGGAGAGTGAAGCGAACCGCACTGACGTGGTTCTTCGACAACTATCCAGTGTTCCCGAGCAGCCACAGATTGTTATTGATTTACCGAACGACGCGCAGTACGTCAATGATCAACAGCAAATCTTGAAGATTGAACGGTTCATCTTGAATCCTAAGGAACAAGCGAAAGATGCGCGGTCGCAGCAGATCATTGATGTCAAGAAGATGGAACTGAACACTTTAAAGGAACGGTTGGCCAAGGAGTTAGCAGAAGCGCTTCAAGCGGCGGATGTCTATGTCCAGGGGGAGAAATTCCCGGCATCTAAAAAGGATTTCTTCACACAATTGGCACAAGCTCAGGAACAATTGGTGAGTGAAGTCTACCGTAATCTCAGCTACATTGATGTGGTTAAGCAGGAAAACGATGTGGTGGCCCTCTTTAAGCCGGACGCCGAATTAGTCACAACGGATGAAAACCAACAGGCGCTCCAAGCGGTCTTGGGACGGGTCAATTACGCTTGTAGCGAAGGCCACACCAAGGTCGCTTACAAGACCGTTTTGGACCGGTTTAAAGGCATTCCCTATGGTTATCGTGAATTAGACATGGCTTGGCTAGTGGCGAAACTTTTCGCTGATTCGAAGCTAAAAGTTTACGTAAACGGTGAGCAACTTAATCTACGAGATCATTATTCGGCCAACGAATTTGCCAACTTCTTCTTGAAACGTAAATTGATATCCGCGGTCCAACTGGAACCGCGGCAGGCGATTAGTCCACTAAAGAAGCGGGCTCTAAAGAACGTCGCCCAAGAGGTCTTCAATAAGCGGGTCTTTAGTGACGATGAGGATGATACCCTAGTCAATGAACTCCAAGATCGGCTGCAAGACGAACATCGGACGCTGGACTTGTACTTGAAACAGCCGACGTATTATCCAGGACGGAATTTTCTTGAAACGGGCCAACGGCTGATTCAAGCACTGCTGGCTCAGAACGACCCTGAGCGTTTCTATGATTTGATTGCTCAAAAGGAAGACGACCTTCTTGACTGGCATGAAGATATGCTTGAATTTGGGATTACCGAGTTCTATCAAAATGACACGCAACAGGAAATCTGGCGGGCTGCCCAAAACAAGATGACCATCTATGAAAATTCGGTTGATTTCTTGGTAGGGACCGAACTTAAGCGGGTGAGCGGTCAGATTCAGAAGATTATGACGTCTAACCGTCCTGAGGGGAAAGTGCAGGAGCTGAAGTCCCTGAACGAAACCTTCAATGCGGCTTATACCCAGGAATTTGATACGAGGCTCACGGAGGTTCAGGTGTTCGTGCAGACCGAAGAGAAGACCGCTAAGCGGTATAGTCAGGAACAGGGTGTGGCGGATCAATATGATGAAAACATTTCGCGTGAATTTGCGACAATTCTGAATAAGGCGGAGCAGGCAAGTTCACTGAATGACTTAGTCATCAATAAACAATTGGCGATTTCGCGTCGGCAGCAGGTGATTCGCGACATTGACCAAACGGTAGATCGGTTACGACGTGAGCAACAGGCGCAACAACGGACTAAGACAGTACCGGTGGATCAACCGACAAATGATTCAACAACTAATACGGTAACGCCACCCGCCACCCCAGCGAAATCAGCGCCTGTGGCACCCAAAGAAGTACCCGTTCAGGCATTAGGGATCGAACAGACTTGGCAACTGAAAGATTCAGGAGACGTTGATGCCTACGTAGAACGCTTGCGACAGGAACTCCTGACGAAGTTGAAGGAAAACGGTGGCAAGATTAACTTTACCTTGTAA
- a CDS encoding Txe/YoeB family addiction module toxin produces MSVKFLDEAWEEYVAWQDEDHKTLKRINQLIKSIQRDGLEPGLGKPERLKYQAGWSRIINQQDWLVYTVNAGQLVIVACKNHY; encoded by the coding sequence ATGTCGGTTAAGTTTTTAGATGAAGCTTGGGAAGAATACGTTGCTTGGCAAGACGAAGACCATAAAACTTTAAAACGGATTAATCAATTGATTAAATCAATTCAGCGAGATGGATTAGAGCCAGGGTTAGGTAAACCGGAGCGATTAAAGTATCAAGCTGGCTGGTCAAGGATAATTAATCAACAAGATTGGTTGGTTTATACAGTTAACGCTGGACAATTGGTTATTGTAGCCTGTAAGAATCATTACTGA